The following are from one region of the Acetobacteroides hydrogenigenes genome:
- a CDS encoding chemotaxis protein CheA produces the protein MDQFKKKFFEEAFDLIQDLEDSLLILEEDPDSSSHIERVFRAMHTIKGNSAMFGFSHIDRFTHNLETVYDFVRQGKLKITSPLLTATLSAVDQLKTLLNEGDTVSDETMAESLRITEQVNSFIAGTAKVGEEEDRGLALLAKDADIASTYFISFKPHADIFKTGTNPLYLVDELCSLGRSITYAHTEAIPELSLEMEADSCYTAWSIFLATTEDVNALYDVFIFVEGSCEVDITLLAGIDLLGNTQFSDRIAELYLAGGAFNAAELKHYAETLCTSEQALECAQTARRTVTTKENTISSIRVSSDKVDGLMNLVSELVTMQAQLSLFAEKSLLPELSAISENMDKITRRLRDTAFGICLIPLDSMLTRFHRLVRDVSKELGKDVAFITEGTDTELDKTVIENLADPIMHILRNSLDHGIESAQERAAKGKPAQGTIRLRAFYSGTNVHIQIFEDGRGINPETIRAKAIESGIIGADAVLSKQETLDLIFRSGFSTAARVTELSGRGVGMDVVKRKISEIRGEVEIDSEVDKGTTITIKLPLTLSIIDGLLVKISETYFVIPLSAVDTIYAAKHTDLKKYNNMVVLAGRQMPYVYLRTYFDYPANDEDQEQIVVVSYSDISVGLVVDRVVGEYQAVLKPLGKAFKSLDFVSGAAILGDGTIALVLDTTRVIRQATAR, from the coding sequence ATGGATCAGTTTAAGAAGAAGTTTTTCGAAGAGGCGTTCGACCTTATTCAGGATCTAGAGGACTCCTTGCTGATTCTGGAGGAAGATCCGGACAGCAGCTCCCATATCGAGAGGGTCTTCAGGGCTATGCATACGATTAAGGGCAACAGCGCAATGTTTGGCTTTAGCCACATCGACCGCTTTACCCATAACCTAGAAACGGTTTACGACTTTGTGCGACAGGGCAAGCTGAAAATTACCTCTCCGCTTCTTACGGCAACGCTATCGGCGGTCGACCAGCTAAAAACGCTGCTCAACGAGGGCGATACGGTCTCCGATGAGACGATGGCGGAGTCTTTGCGAATAACCGAACAGGTAAATTCGTTTATTGCTGGCACTGCAAAGGTTGGCGAAGAGGAGGACAGAGGGCTGGCGCTTTTGGCTAAGGATGCTGATATAGCCTCTACGTACTTTATCTCCTTTAAGCCTCATGCCGACATCTTCAAAACTGGAACCAACCCCCTCTACCTTGTCGATGAGCTTTGCAGCTTGGGCAGGAGCATTACCTATGCTCATACCGAGGCCATCCCGGAGCTGTCTTTGGAGATGGAGGCCGACTCCTGCTATACCGCATGGAGCATTTTCCTCGCCACAACCGAGGATGTAAATGCGCTATACGATGTTTTCATATTCGTGGAGGGCTCCTGCGAGGTTGATATTACGCTTCTTGCCGGTATCGACCTTTTGGGCAATACCCAGTTCTCCGACAGGATCGCCGAACTATATTTGGCGGGTGGCGCATTTAATGCTGCCGAGCTAAAGCACTACGCCGAGACGTTATGCACCTCCGAACAGGCCTTGGAGTGTGCTCAAACCGCAAGAAGAACGGTAACCACCAAGGAAAATACGATATCCAGTATCCGCGTTTCGTCGGATAAGGTTGATGGGCTGATGAATCTGGTTAGCGAGCTGGTTACGATGCAGGCCCAGCTAAGCCTTTTTGCAGAAAAGAGCTTGCTGCCCGAACTCTCGGCCATATCCGAGAATATGGATAAGATAACCCGCCGTTTGCGCGATACCGCTTTCGGCATTTGCCTTATTCCGCTCGACAGCATGCTAACCCGCTTCCATCGCTTGGTTCGCGATGTGTCTAAAGAGCTGGGGAAGGATGTTGCCTTTATCACTGAGGGCACCGACACCGAGCTGGACAAGACGGTGATAGAGAATTTGGCCGATCCTATAATGCATATCCTTCGCAACAGCTTAGATCATGGCATCGAAAGCGCTCAGGAGCGAGCTGCAAAGGGCAAACCTGCGCAGGGAACCATTCGGCTTAGGGCATTTTACTCGGGAACCAACGTTCATATCCAGATATTTGAAGATGGTAGGGGCATAAATCCAGAAACAATACGGGCAAAGGCCATTGAGAGCGGAATCATAGGTGCCGATGCGGTGCTAAGCAAGCAGGAAACCCTCGATCTGATCTTCCGTTCGGGCTTCTCTACCGCTGCACGGGTTACCGAGCTTAGCGGAAGAGGCGTTGGTATGGACGTGGTGAAGCGGAAGATATCTGAAATTAGGGGAGAGGTGGAGATCGACTCCGAGGTGGATAAAGGGACCACCATTACGATTAAGCTTCCGCTGACGCTATCCATAATAGATGGATTGCTGGTAAAGATATCGGAAACCTACTTTGTAATACCGCTATCGGCGGTTGATACCATATACGCAGCAAAGCATACCGACCTAAAGAAGTACAACAACATGGTTGTGCTGGCCGGTAGGCAAATGCCCTACGTTTACCTGCGAACCTACTTCGACTATCCTGCCAACGACGAAGACCAGGAGCAGATCGTAGTTGTCAGCTACTCTGACATTAGTGTTGGATTGGTTGTAGACCGGGTAGTGGGCGAGTACCAGGCTGTTTTAAAGCCGCTGGGTAAAGCCTTTAAGAGCTTAGACTTTGTAAGCGGGGCTGCCATTCTTGGCGATGGAACAATTGCGCTGGTTTTAGATACAACAAGAGTAATACGGCAGGCTACTGCACGGTAG
- a CDS encoding response regulator has translation MGKSILIVDDSESIREVVSFTLESAGHQVMKAENGQDALKFLDGTSIDLMITDLHMPIMDGIELIKNVRANGSYQFIPILFLTTESQNEKKMQAKEAGATGWIVKPFVPEKLLAAVAKVVR, from the coding sequence ATGGGGAAAAGCATTTTAATTGTTGACGATTCCGAAAGTATTCGAGAGGTTGTCTCGTTTACGTTGGAGAGCGCAGGACATCAGGTAATGAAGGCTGAGAACGGTCAAGATGCGCTTAAGTTCCTCGATGGAACCAGCATAGATCTGATGATTACGGATCTACACATGCCAATTATGGATGGAATAGAGCTGATAAAAAATGTACGAGCCAATGGCAGCTACCAGTTTATTCCGATCCTTTTCTTAACCACCGAATCGCAAAACGAGAAGAAGATGCAGGCCAAGGAAGCTGGCGCTACGGGCTGGATCGTTAAGCCGTTTGTACCAGAAAAGCTCCTTGCCGCTGTTGCTAAAGTTGTGCGCTAA
- a CDS encoding STAS domain-containing protein, with translation MKAFSVKSEISPSDGATAITIEGALTLANGYALRNSLLEVLPQDGDVHIVVREVDDIDLSGLQLLVALKKRQLRRGKKVSFEVALTAELREMAVHSGFTF, from the coding sequence ATGAAAGCATTTAGCGTAAAAAGTGAAATATCACCTTCGGATGGTGCTACAGCCATTACCATAGAGGGCGCCCTAACGTTGGCCAATGGCTATGCGCTTAGGAATAGCCTGCTTGAGGTTCTTCCTCAGGATGGAGATGTGCATATTGTTGTTCGAGAAGTTGATGATATCGACCTGTCGGGCTTACAGCTGCTGGTTGCGCTAAAAAAGCGGCAGCTTCGGCGTGGAAAAAAGGTGAGCTTTGAGGTAGCGCTTACTGCCGAGCTTAGGGAAATGGCTGTCCATTCGGGGTTTACCTTTTAG